A single window of Carassius gibelio isolate Cgi1373 ecotype wild population from Czech Republic chromosome A19, carGib1.2-hapl.c, whole genome shotgun sequence DNA harbors:
- the LOC127935002 gene encoding uncharacterized protein LOC127935002, with the protein MLKKVSEVTLQMKIYKCSFCDVVKFQLTKFLTHLQVQHNHQADFSVTCDIEGCFRRYKTVASYRNHIYRKHRQALQHPLFEKATVFEDNNESEEEVPEDDLLENNQNSLLGIDLETVLLGLRQHVALFILNLQEKHLLPKATQDTIVSSLEFILKFFQQNYFEIIKFHLTKSGFRLEDQEDLDNLLNNQTLIESVFSYIQSDYQLFKYCKEHLHLVEPVKHILGTNSQGKEDTFQYVPIIDVLKTQLEKPDIFESYRRTCEQAPSTDFLSSYTDGELFRESPFFGDPNIVRLHLYTDEYEVVNPLGSKRSVHKLAAFYFMIGNLESNCKSQLRHIHLCLLVRNQFLKKYSYRDILLPLINDLKLLYTQGLQVSVNGQNIILKCALATISADNLSAHSLAGFTCCFSSGRICRFCMINYKDLRSHVNEDDVIIRSSQVHQYHLQALRESSGISKQTYGVVSECPFAELDYFDVTKNFPPDLMHDFLEGVVPLVVTRVIQALHFLHIVSLNQINAELDAFKIGRNERANLPQKLPDSVLKKNTLSGSAAQVWCLFRILPFLIGHYIPEGEVHWDIYLKCRDIGDVILSPTIQKKIIPFLSLQIGEFLSSFQSVFPETFTPKLHFLIHYPQLILKFGPLRRNTT; encoded by the coding sequence ATGCTAAAGAAAGTTTCAGAGGTAACGTTACAGATGAAAatttataaatgttcattttgtgatgTTGTGAAGTTTCAACTCACAAAGTTTCTAACTCACCTGCAAGTGCAACATAACCACCAAGCAGATTTTAGTGTTACCTGTGACATTGAGGGATGTTTTAGAAGATATAAAACTGTTGCAAGTTACAGAAACCATATCTATCGAAAGCACAGACAAGCTTTGCAACATCCCCTATTTGAAAAGGCTACTGTATTTGAAGACAATAATGAAAGTGAGGAGGAGGTTCCTGAAGATGATCTGCTAGAGAACAACCAAAATTCTTTGCTTGGAATTGATTTAGAAACTGTGTTATTgggactgagacagcatgtaGCCCTCTTTATATTAAATCTTCAAGAAAAACATTTACTTCCTAAAGCAACTCAGGATACCATTGTTTCCAGCTTGGAGTTCATCTTGAAATTTTTccaacaaaattattttgaaatcataAAATTCCACTTGACAAAATCTGGATTTAGACTAGAGGACCAGGAAGACTTGGATAACTTGCTAAATAATCAGACACTTATTGAAAGTGTGTTTTCCTATATTCAGTCAGATTATCAACTTTTCAAATATTGCAAAGAACATCTACACTTAGTGGAGCCAGTCAAGCACATTCTTGGAACCAATAGCCAGGGAAAGGAGGACACATTTCAGTATGTGCCTATCATTGATGTTCTGAAGACTCAGTTGGAGAAACCTGACATATTTGAATCATATCGAAGAACCTGTGAACAAGCCCCAAGTACAGATTTTTTAAGTAGTTACACAGATGGAGAATTATTCCGTGAGAGCCCCTTTTTTGGAGATCCTAATATTGTAAGATTACATCTGTACACTGATGAATATGAAGTGGTAAACCCCTTGGGGTCTAAAAGATCGGTTCACAAATTAGCAGCTTTCTATTTTATGATTGGCAATCTTGAATCTAACTGCAAATCACAATTGAGGCATATACATTTGTGCTTACTTGTAAGAAATCAATTTCTAAAGAAGTACTCATACAGAGATATCTTGCTGCCCCTGATTAATGACCTGAAACTGTTGTACACTCAAGGACTCCAGGTCAGTGTAAATGGTCAGAACATCATTTTGAAATGCGCCCTTGCCACTATTTCAGCTGACAACTTGTCTGCTCACAGCCTGGCAGGTTTCACCTGCTGCTTTAGCAGTGGACGGATCTGTCGCTTTTGTATGATCAACTACAAAGACCTAAGGTCTCACGTTAATGAAGATGATGTAATAATTCGATCTTCTCAGGTACATCAGTACCATCTGCAAGCACTCAGGGAAAGTAGTGGAATATCCAAACAGACATATGGTGTGGTCAGTGAGTGCCCTTTCGCTGAGCTGGACTACTTTGATGTGACAAAAAACTTTCCCCCTGACTTAATGCACGATTTTCTTGAGGGTGTGGTGCCTCTTGTGGTTACCAGAGTTATCCAGGCATTACATTTTTTGCACATTGTCTCATTAAATCAGATAAATGCTGAATTGGATGCATTTAAGATAGGGAGAAATGAACGGGCTAACCTCCCTCAGAAACTTCCAGATTCTGTCCTAAAGAAAAACACACTATCAGGGTCTGCAGCTCAGGTCTGGTGCCTCTTCAGGATTTTGCCATTTCTCATTGGACATTACATTCCAGAAGGTGAGGTGCACTGGGACATTTACCTGAAGTGTAGGGATATAGGAGATGTGATTTTGTCACCCACCATACAAAAGAAAATCATCCCTTTTCTAAGCCTTCAGATAGGCGAATTCCTGTCCTCCTTCCAGTCTGTATTCCCAGAGACTTTCACTCCAAAACTACACTTTCTCATTCATTATCCACAACTGATATTGAAGTTTGGGCCGCTGCGCAGAAACACTACGTGA
- the LOC127935355 gene encoding uncharacterized protein LOC127935355, which produces MYGDVLGSLITRFPFLKDGSSSGYDTLLECLRNKFKKERIPLVSSSIVLQMKEKYGIKRKCAGQTDSEELGQQQEIVLDLEVMGEDETSFREHINAITLELRKSNPSYSEVKNRMKRTLFKRVQLMDRPAAEVMEQFPFLGVPQLMLHEMTMRFGTDLAKNMETSLNEMAPNIIRSAKEGSQKKLYANLIGLAEETTEGLVRNAALILLPALFKENASFLYCVDSEPKGATPTIVFNGSPDPLKAESISIIMDNVNIIREADIDMTQAVECLFAVYFLFNVQYPVDIKHTMTFIQKYMLKLRQEHGKRTPIPVLKMYSQLV; this is translated from the exons ATGTATGGAGATGTTCTGGGGAGTTTGATCACCCGCTTTCCATTTTTGAAGGATGGCAGCTCCTCTGGTTAT GATACCTTGTTGGAATGCCttagaaacaaatttaaaaaagaaaggattCCCTTGGTTAGCTCATCGATCGTCCTGCAAATGAAGGAGAAGTATGGGATTAAAAGGAAGTGTGCTGGACAAACAGATTCGGAGGAACTTGGTCAACAACAAGAG ATTGTGTTGGACCTGGAAGTAATGGGTGAGGATGAGACAAGTTTCCGGGAACACATTAATGCCATCACCCTGGAGTTGCGTAAAAGCAATCCCAGTTACTCTGAAGTCAAGAACCGGATGAAGCGCACTCTTTTCAAAAGAGTACAGCTTATGGACAGGCCTGCAGCTGAAGTAATGGAGCAGTTTCCTTTTCTTGGAGTGCCACAGCTT ATGCTGCATGAAATGACAATGAGGTTTGGAACAGACTTGGCGAAGAACATGGAAACATCTCTGAATGAAATGGCACCAAACATCATCAGGAGTGCAAAAGAAGGAAGTCAAAAAAAACTCTACGCCAATCTCATTGGACTAGCAGAGGAAACCACAGAAG GTCTCGTTAGGAATGCTGCACTCATTTTATTGCCAGCACTATTTAAAGAAAACGCCAGCTTCCTCTACTGTGTGGATAGT GAACCCAAAGGTGCTACACCAACCATAGTGTTTAACGGCTCTCCTGATCCCCTCAAGGCTGAAAGCATCAGCATTATAATGGACAATGTGAACATCATAAGAGAGGCAGACATTGACATGACACAGGCTGTGGAATGCCTATTTGCAGTCTATTTTCTCTTCAATGTGCAATACCCGGTTGACATTAAGCACACAATgacttttattcaaaaatatatgcTTAAACTTAGACAAGAGCACGGCAAAAGAACACCAATACCTGTACTGAAAATGTACAGTCAACTTGTGTAA